In one window of Escherichia coli DSM 30083 = JCM 1649 = ATCC 11775 DNA:
- the adiC gene encoding arginine/agmatine antiporter, with amino-acid sequence MSSDADAHKVGLIPVTLMVSGNIMGSGVFLLPANLASTGGIAIYGWLVTIIGALGLSMVYAKMSFLDPSPGGSYAYARRCFGPFLGYQTNVLYWLACWIGNIAMVVIGVGYLSYFFPILKDPLVLTITCVVVLWIFVLLNIVGPKMITRVQAVATVLALIPIVGIAVFGWFWFRGETYMAAWNVSGLGTFGAIQSTLNVTLWSFIGVESASVAAGVVKNPKRNVPIATIGGVLIAAVCYVLSTTAIMGMIPNAALRVSASPFGDAARMALGDTAGAIVSFCAAAGCLGSLGGWTLLAGQTAKAAADDGLFPPIFARVNKAGTPVAGLIIVGILMTIFQLSSISPNATKEFGLVSSVSVIFTLVPYLYTCAALLLLGHGHFGKARPAYLAVTTIAFLYCIWAVVGSGAKEVMWSFVTLMVITAMYALNYNRLHKNPYPLDAPISKD; translated from the coding sequence ATGTCTTCGGATGCTGATGCTCACAAAGTGGGCTTAATCCCCGTCACCCTGATGGTGTCGGGGAATATTATGGGGTCAGGTGTTTTTCTGTTACCTGCAAACCTGGCCTCCACTGGCGGGATTGCCATTTATGGATGGTTGGTGACGATTATCGGTGCGCTGGGGCTCTCGATGGTATACGCCAAAATGTCGTTCCTCGACCCAAGTCCTGGTGGTTCTTACGCTTACGCCCGCCGCTGCTTTGGCCCGTTTCTCGGTTATCAAACCAACGTCCTCTACTGGCTGGCCTGCTGGATCGGCAATATCGCTATGGTGGTCATTGGCGTAGGATATTTAAGTTACTTCTTCCCGATTCTGAAAGATCCATTGGTATTAACCATCACCTGCGTCGTGGTGCTGTGGATCTTCGTCCTGCTGAACATTGTCGGTCCGAAAATGATCACCCGCGTACAGGCCGTTGCTACCGTGCTGGCGCTGATCCCCATCGTCGGGATTGCCGTATTTGGCTGGTTCTGGTTCCGTGGTGAAACCTATATGGCGGCATGGAACGTCAGCGGCCTGGGCACCTTCGGTGCGATTCAAAGTACCCTTAACGTTACGCTGTGGTCGTTCATCGGTGTGGAAAGTGCCTCCGTTGCCGCAGGTGTGGTGAAAAACCCGAAACGCAACGTCCCTATCGCCACCATTGGCGGGGTATTGATTGCTGCCGTTTGCTATGTACTTTCTACCACCGCGATTATGGGGATGATCCCTAATGCCGCACTGCGCGTTTCTGCTTCGCCATTCGGTGATGCCGCACGGATGGCGTTGGGTGACACCGCCGGGGCCATTGTTTCCTTCTGCGCAGCTGCGGGTTGCTTAGGTTCACTGGGCGGCTGGACGTTGCTGGCGGGTCAAACGGCGAAAGCCGCTGCCGATGACGGACTGTTCCCACCGATTTTTGCCCGTGTAAATAAAGCGGGCACGCCAGTGGCGGGGCTGATTATCGTCGGTATTTTGATGACCATCTTCCAGCTCAGTAGCATTTCGCCAAACGCGACCAAAGAATTCGGTCTGGTTTCTTCCGTGTCGGTCATCTTTACACTGGTGCCATATCTTTACACCTGTGCGGCGTTACTACTGCTCGGCCACGGTCACTTTGGTAAAGCACGCCCGGCATATCTGGCAGTGACTACCATTGCCTTCCTCTACTGCATCTGGGCCGTAGTAGGGTCCGGCGCGAAAGAGGTTATGTGGTCATTTGTCACTCTGATGGTAATCACCGCCATGTATGCGCTGAATTACAACCGGCTGCATAAAAACCCGTATCCCTTAGATGCACCAATAAGCAAAGATTAA
- the melA gene encoding alpha-galactosidase, which produces MMSAPKITFIGAGSTIFVKNILGDVFHREALKTAHIALMDIDPTRLEESHIVVRKLMDSAGASGKITCHTQQKEALQDADFVVVAFQIGGYEPCTVTDFEVCKRHGLEQTIADTLGPGGIMRALRTIPHLWQICEDMTEVCPDATMLNYVNPMAMNTWAMYARYPHIKQVGLCHSVQGTAEELARDLNIDPATLRYRCAGINHMAFYLELERKTADGSYVNLYPELLAAYEAGQAPKPNIHGNTRCQNIVRYEMFKKLGYFVTESSEHFAEYTPWFIKPGREDLIERYKVPLDEYPKRCVEQLANWHKELEEYKNASRIDIKPSREYASTIMNAIWTGEPSVIYGNVRNDGLIDNLPQGCCVEVACLVDANGIQPTKAGTLPSHLAALMQTNINVQTLLTEAILTENRDRVYHAAMMDPHTAAVLGIDEIYALVDDLIAAHGDWLPGWLHR; this is translated from the coding sequence ATGATGTCTGCACCCAAAATTACATTTATCGGCGCTGGTTCGACGATTTTCGTTAAAAATATTCTTGGTGATGTGTTCCATCGAGAGGCGCTGAAAACGGCGCATATTGCCCTGATGGATATCGATCCCACCCGCCTGGAAGAGTCGCACATTGTGGTGCGTAAGCTGATGGATTCAGCAGGGGCCAGCGGCAAAATCACCTGCCACACCCAACAGAAAGAAGCCTTACAGGATGCTGATTTTGTGGTGGTGGCATTTCAGATTGGCGGTTATGAACCTTGCACGGTGACTGATTTCGAGGTCTGTAAGCGGCATGGTCTGGAACAAACCATTGCCGATACGCTGGGGCCGGGCGGCATTATGCGTGCGCTACGTACCATTCCGCACCTGTGGCAGATTTGCGAGGACATGACGGAAGTCTGCCCCGATGCCACCATGCTCAACTACGTTAATCCAATGGCGATGAATACCTGGGCGATGTATGCCCGCTATCCGCATATCAAGCAGGTAGGGCTGTGCCATTCGGTGCAGGGAACGGCGGAAGAGCTGGCGCGTGACCTCAATATCGACCCGGCTACGCTGCGTTACCGTTGCGCAGGTATCAACCATATGGCGTTTTACCTGGAACTGGAGCGCAAAACCGCCGACGGCAGTTACGTGAATCTCTACCCGGAACTGCTGGCGGCTTATGAAGCAGGGCAGGCACCGAAGCCAAATATTCATGGTAATACTCGCTGCCAGAATATTGTGCGTTACGAAATGTTCAAAAAGCTGGGCTACTTCGTCACAGAATCGTCAGAACATTTTGCTGAGTACACACCGTGGTTTATTAAGCCAGGTCGTGAGGATTTGATTGAGCGTTATAAAGTACCGCTGGATGAGTACCCGAAACGCTGCGTCGAGCAGCTGGCGAACTGGCATAAAGAGCTGGAGGAGTATAAAAACGCCTCCCGGATTGATATTAAACCGTCACGGGAATATGCCAGCACAATCATGAACGCTATCTGGACTGGCGAGCCGAGTGTGATTTATGGCAATGTCCGTAACGATGGCTTGATTGATAACCTGCCACAAGGATGTTGCGTGGAAGTGGCCTGTCTGGTTGATGCTAATGGCATTCAGCCGACCAAAGCCGGTACGCTACCTTCGCATCTGGCCGCCCTGATGCAAACCAACATCAACGTACAGACGCTGCTGACAGAAGCTATTCTTACGGAAAATCGCGACCGTGTTTACCACGCCGCGATGATGGACCCGCATACTGCCGCCGTGCTGGGCATTGACGAAATATATGCTCTTGTTGACGACCTGATTGCCGCCCACGGCGACTGGCTGCCAGGCTGGTTGCACCGTTAA
- the eptA gene encoding phosphoethanolamine transferase EptA, with protein sequence MLKRLLKRPSLNLLAWLLLAAFYISICLNIAFFKQVLQALPLDSLHNVLVFLSMPVVAFSVINIVLTLSSFLWLNRPLACLFILVGAAAQYFIMTYGIVIDRSMIANIIDTTPAESYALMTPQMLLTLGFSGVLAALIACWIKIKPTTSRLRSVLFRGANILISVLLILLVAALFYKDYASLFRNNKELVKSLSPSNSIVASWSWYSHQRSANLPLIRIGEDAHRNPLMQNGKRKNLTILIVGETSRAENFSLNGYPRETNPRLAKDNVVYFPNTASCGTATAVSVPCMFSDMPREHYKEELAQHQEGVLDIIQRAGINVLWNDNDGGCKGVCDRVPHQNVTALNLPGQCINGECYDEVLFHGLEEYINNLQSDGLIVLHTIGSHGPTYYNRYPPQFRKFTPTCDTNEIQTCTQEQLVNTYDNTLVYVDYIVDKAINLLKEHQDKFTTSLVYLSDHGESLGENGIYLHGLPYAIAPDSQKQVPMLLWLSEDYQKRYQVDQNCLQKQAQTQHYSQDNLFSTLLGLTGVETKYYQAADDILQTCRRVSE encoded by the coding sequence ATGTTGAAGCGCCTACTAAAAAGACCCTCTTTGAATTTACTCGCCTGGCTATTGTTAGCCGCTTTTTATATCTCTATCTGCCTGAATATTGCCTTTTTTAAACAGGTGTTGCAGGCGCTGCCGCTGGACTCGCTGCATAACGTACTGGTTTTCTTGTCGATGCCGGTCGTCGCCTTCAGCGTGATTAATATTGTCCTGACACTAAGCTCTTTCTTGTGGCTTAATCGACCGCTGGCCTGCCTGTTTATTCTGGTTGGCGCGGCTGCACAATATTTCATAATGACTTACGGCATCGTCATCGACCGCTCGATGATTGCCAATATTATTGATACCACTCCGGCAGAAAGTTATGCGTTGATGACGCCGCAAATGTTATTAACGCTGGGATTCAGCGGCGTGCTTGCTGCGCTGATTGCCTGCTGGATCAAAATCAAACCCACCACCTCACGCCTGCGCAGCGTTCTTTTCCGCGGGGCCAACATCCTGATTTCTGTACTGCTGATTCTGCTGGTTGCCGCACTGTTCTACAAAGACTATGCATCGCTGTTTCGCAACAACAAAGAACTGGTGAAATCCTTAAGCCCGTCCAACAGCATTGTTGCTAGCTGGTCGTGGTACTCTCACCAGCGGTCAGCCAACCTGCCACTGATACGCATTGGTGAAGATGCTCACCGCAACCCATTAATGCAAAATGGGAAACGCAAAAACCTGACCATTTTGATCGTCGGAGAAACGTCGCGCGCAGAGAATTTCTCGCTGAATGGTTATCCACGCGAAACCAATCCTCGCCTGGCAAAAGATAACGTGGTCTATTTCCCTAATACCGCCTCTTGTGGCACAGCAACAGCCGTCTCAGTGCCGTGCATGTTCTCGGATATGCCGCGTGAGCACTACAAAGAAGAGCTGGCACAGCACCAGGAAGGCGTGCTGGATATCATTCAGCGAGCGGGCATCAACGTGCTGTGGAATGACAACGATGGCGGCTGTAAAGGCGTTTGCGATCGCGTACCTCACCAGAACGTCACCGCGCTGAACCTGCCTGGTCAGTGCATCAACGGCGAATGCTATGACGAAGTGCTGTTCCACGGGCTGGAAGAGTACATCAATAATCTGCAAAGCGATGGCCTCATTGTATTACACACTATCGGCAGCCACGGCCCGACCTATTACAACCGCTATCCGCCGCAGTTCAGGAAATTTACCCCAACCTGCGACACTAACGAGATCCAGACCTGTACCCAAGAGCAACTGGTGAACACTTACGACAACACGCTGGTTTACGTCGACTATATTGTTGATAAAGCGATTAATCTGCTGAAAGAACATCAGGATAAATTTACCACCAGCCTGGTTTATCTTTCTGACCACGGTGAATCGTTAGGTGAAAATGGCATCTATCTGCACGGTCTGCCTTATGCCATCGCCCCGGATAGCCAAAAACAGGTGCCGATGCTGCTGTGGCTATCGGAGGATTATCAAAAACGGTATCAGGTTGACCAGAACTGCCTGCAAAAACAGGCGCAAACGCAACACTATTCACAAGACAATTTATTCTCAACCTTATTGGGCCTGACTGGCGTTGAGACGAAGTATTACCAGGCTGCGGATGATATTCTGCAAACTTGCAGGAGAGTGAGTGAATGA
- the adiA gene encoding arginine decarboxylase: protein MKVLIVESEFLHQDTWVGNAVERLADALSQQNVTVIKSTSFDDGFAILSSNEAIDCLMFSYQMEHPDEHQNVRQLIGKLHERQQNVPVFLLGDREKALAAMDRDLLELVDEFAWILEDTADFIAGRAVAAMTRYRQQLLPPLFSALMKYSDIHEYSWAAPGHQGGVGFTKTPAGRFYHDYYGENLFRTDMGIERTSLGSLLDHTGAFGESERYAARVFGADRSWSVVVGTSGSNRTIMQACMTDNDVVVVDRNCHKSIEQGLMLTGAKPVYMVPSRNRYGIIGPIYPQEMQPETLQKKISESPLTKDKVGQKPSYCVVTNCTYDGVCYNAKEAQDLLEKTSDRLHFDEAWYGYARFNPIYADHYAMRGEPGDHNGPTVFATHSTHKLLNALSQASYIHVREGRGAINFSRFNQAYMMHATTSPLYAICASNDVAVSMMDGNSGLSLTQEVIDEAVDFRQAMARLYKEFTADGSWFFKPWNKEVVTDPQTGKTYDFADAPTKLLTTVQDCWVMHPGESWHGFKDIPDNWSMLDPIKVSILAPGMGEDGELEETGVPAALVTAWLGRHGIVPTRTTDFQIMFLFSMGVTRGKWGTLVNTLCSFKRHYDANTPLAQVMPELVEQYPDTYANIGIHDLGDTMFAWLKENNPGARLNEAYSGLPVAEITPREAYNAIVDNNVELVSIENLPGRIAANSVIPYPPGIPMLLSGENFGDKNSPQVSYLRSLQSWDHHFPGFEHETEGTEIIDGIYHVMCVKA, encoded by the coding sequence ATGAAAGTATTAATTGTTGAAAGCGAGTTTCTCCATCAAGACACCTGGGTCGGTAACGCCGTTGAGCGTCTGGCAGATGCTTTAAGCCAGCAAAATGTTACCGTGATTAAATCCACCTCCTTTGATGATGGTTTTGCCATTCTCTCTTCAAACGAAGCCATTGACTGCCTGATGTTCAGCTATCAAATGGAACATCCGGACGAACATCAAAACGTCAGACAATTGATCGGTAAGCTTCATGAGCGCCAACAAAACGTGCCGGTCTTCCTGTTGGGCGATCGGGAAAAAGCCCTCGCCGCAATGGATCGCGACCTGCTGGAGCTTGTCGATGAATTCGCCTGGATTCTGGAAGATACTGCCGACTTTATCGCCGGACGCGCCGTTGCCGCGATGACCCGCTACCGCCAGCAGCTATTGCCGCCACTGTTCAGCGCGCTGATGAAATATAGCGACATCCATGAATATTCCTGGGCAGCGCCAGGCCACCAGGGCGGCGTTGGTTTTACCAAAACACCCGCCGGACGTTTCTACCATGACTACTATGGTGAAAATCTGTTCCGCACCGACATGGGCATCGAACGCACTTCCCTCGGTTCTTTGCTTGACCATACTGGCGCATTTGGCGAAAGCGAAAGATATGCCGCACGCGTATTTGGTGCCGATCGCTCCTGGTCGGTAGTCGTCGGTACTTCCGGCTCTAACCGCACCATCATGCAGGCTTGCATGACCGATAACGATGTCGTGGTCGTTGACCGTAACTGCCATAAATCCATCGAACAAGGCTTGATGCTGACAGGCGCGAAACCGGTCTACATGGTGCCAAGCCGCAACCGCTACGGCATTATCGGGCCAATCTATCCGCAGGAAATGCAACCTGAAACCTTGCAGAAGAAAATCAGTGAAAGCCCGCTGACCAAAGACAAAGTCGGGCAAAAACCGTCTTACTGCGTGGTGACCAACTGTACCTATGACGGCGTGTGTTATAACGCTAAAGAAGCGCAGGATCTGCTGGAAAAAACCTCCGATCGTCTGCACTTTGACGAAGCCTGGTACGGCTATGCACGTTTCAACCCGATCTATGCCGATCACTATGCCATGCGCGGCGAACCTGGCGATCACAACGGTCCTACCGTTTTCGCCACCCACTCCACCCACAAACTGCTGAATGCGCTGTCCCAGGCCTCTTATATTCATGTACGTGAAGGTCGTGGGGCGATTAACTTCTCCCGCTTCAACCAGGCCTACATGATGCATGCCACCACCTCCCCGCTGTATGCCATCTGCGCATCCAACGACGTGGCAGTGTCGATGATGGACGGCAACAGCGGCCTGTCACTGACCCAGGAAGTGATCGACGAAGCGGTTGATTTCCGTCAGGCGATGGCGCGGCTGTATAAAGAGTTCACCGCTGACGGTAGCTGGTTCTTCAAACCGTGGAACAAAGAAGTCGTCACCGACCCACAAACCGGCAAAACCTATGACTTTGCTGACGCACCAACCAAACTGCTGACCACCGTTCAGGACTGCTGGGTCATGCATCCGGGCGAAAGCTGGCACGGCTTCAAAGATATTCCGGATAACTGGAGTATGCTCGACCCGATTAAAGTCAGCATCCTTGCTCCGGGAATGGGTGAAGATGGTGAACTGGAAGAAACCGGTGTTCCGGCGGCGCTGGTCACAGCCTGGCTTGGTCGCCACGGCATTGTGCCTACCCGTACCACTGACTTCCAGATTATGTTCCTGTTCTCTATGGGCGTGACCCGTGGGAAATGGGGGACTCTGGTTAACACCCTTTGCTCCTTCAAACGCCACTATGATGCCAACACACCGCTGGCGCAGGTGATGCCGGAACTTGTTGAACAATATCCTGACACTTACGCGAACATAGGGATTCACGATCTGGGTGACACCATGTTTGCCTGGCTGAAAGAAAACAACCCTGGCGCACGGTTGAATGAAGCCTATTCCGGCCTACCGGTGGCGGAAATCACCCCGCGTGAAGCGTACAACGCGATTGTCGACAACAATGTCGAACTGGTATCCATTGAAAATCTGCCAGGACGTATCGCGGCAAACTCAGTTATCCCGTATCCGCCAGGAATCCCGATGCTGCTGTCTGGTGAAAACTTCGGCGATAAAAACAGTCCGCAAGTAAGTTATTTACGCTCGCTGCAATCCTGGGACCATCATTTCCCTGGATTTGAACACGAAACAGAAGGGACAGAAATTATTGACGGTATTTACCACGTTATGTGTGTGAAAGCGTAA
- the adiY gene encoding DNA-binding transcriptional activator AdiY yields the protein MRICSDQPCIVLLTEKDVWIRVNGKEPISLKANHMALLNCENNIIDVSSLNNTLVAHISHDIIKDYLRFLNKDLSQIPVWQRSATPILTLPCLTPDVFRVAAQHSMMPAETESEKERTRALLFTVLSRFLDSKKFLSLMMYMLRNCVSDSVYQIIESDIHKDWNLSMVASCLCLSPSLLKKKLKSENTSYSQIITTCRMRYAVNELMMDGKNISQVSQSCGYNSTSYFISVFKDFYGMTPLHYVSQHRERTVA from the coding sequence ATGAGGATTTGCAGCGACCAACCTTGTATTGTTTTATTGACTGAAAAAGATGTCTGGATAAGGGTGAATGGGAAAGAACCTATTAGCCTTAAAGCTAACCACATGGCGTTATTAAATTGTGAAAATAATATTATCGACGTCTCCTCTCTTAATAACACTTTGGTTGCTCATATTAGTCACGACATCATCAAAGATTACCTCCGGTTTCTGAATAAAGATCTCTCGCAAATACCAGTATGGCAACGTAGCGCTACGCCCATCCTCACCCTGCCATGCCTGACGCCAGACGTCTTTCGCGTTGCCGCGCAGCATAGCATGATGCCCGCTGAAACTGAGTCAGAAAAGGAACGAACACGTGCATTATTATTCACTGTGCTATCCCGTTTTCTCGACAGTAAAAAATTCCTTTCACTAATGATGTATATGTTACGTAATTGTGTAAGTGACAGCGTTTATCAAATTATTGAAAGCGATATCCACAAAGACTGGAATCTTAGTATGGTAGCCAGTTGTTTATGTCTTAGCCCAAGTCTGTTAAAGAAAAAGCTGAAAAGCGAAAACACCAGTTATAGCCAAATAATCACCACCTGCCGCATGCGTTATGCCGTAAATGAATTAATGATGGACGGTAAAAATATCTCTCAGGTATCACAGTCCTGCGGCTACAACAGTACGTCGTACTTTATTTCTGTCTTTAAAGACTTCTACGGTATGACGCCGCTGCATTATGTTAGTCAGCACAGAGAACGCACTGTCGCCTGA
- the melR gene encoding transcriptional regulator MelR, whose translation MNTDTFMCSSDEKQTRSPLSLYSEYQRMEIEFRAPHIMPTSHWHGQVEVNVPFDGDVEYLINNEKVNINQGHITLFWACTPHQLTDTGTCQSMAIFNLPMHLFLSWPLDKDLINHVTHGMVIKSLATQQLSPFEVRRWQQELNSQNEQIRQLAIDEIGLMLKRFSLSGWEPILVNKTSRTHKNSVSRHAQFYVSQMLGFIAENYDQALTINDVAEHVKLNANYAMGIFQRVMQLTMKQYITAMRINHVRALLSDTDKSILDIALTAGFRSSSRFYSTFGKYVGMSPQQYRKLSQQRRQTFPG comes from the coding sequence ATGAATACAGATACGTTTATGTGCAGCAGCGACGAAAAGCAGACCCGTAGCCCACTGTCGCTGTATTCAGAATACCAGCGGATGGAAATTGAGTTTCGCGCACCGCATATCATGCCCACCAGCCACTGGCATGGTCAGGTCGAAGTGAATGTGCCTTTCGATGGCGATGTGGAATACCTGATCAACAATGAAAAAGTGAATATCAATCAGGGTCATATCACGCTGTTCTGGGCCTGTACACCGCACCAACTAACAGATACCGGAACCTGTCAGAGCATGGCGATTTTTAATCTGCCGATGCATCTGTTTCTCTCCTGGCCGCTGGATAAAGACCTGATTAACCACGTCACTCACGGCATGGTGATCAAATCACTGGCGACACAGCAACTTAGCCCGTTTGAAGTGCGCCGCTGGCAGCAGGAATTAAACAGTCAGAACGAGCAAATTCGCCAGCTCGCCATTGATGAAATTGGCCTGATGCTCAAGCGATTTAGCCTCTCTGGCTGGGAACCGATTCTGGTCAATAAAACCTCGCGCACACACAAAAACAGCGTCTCGCGCCATGCGCAATTTTATGTCAGCCAGATGCTGGGCTTTATTGCCGAAAACTATGATCAGGCGCTGACCATCAACGATGTGGCTGAGCACGTCAAACTTAACGCCAACTATGCAATGGGGATATTCCAGCGGGTCATGCAATTGACGATGAAACAGTACATTACCGCGATGCGCATCAACCACGTTCGCGCGTTACTGAGCGATACCGATAAAAGTATTCTCGATATTGCCCTGACGGCAGGCTTTCGTTCGAGTAGCCGTTTTTACAGCACGTTCGGCAAATATGTCGGCATGTCGCCGCAACAATACCGCAAACTTAGCCAACAGCGCCGCCAGACGTTTCCCGGCTAA